A stretch of the Chloroflexota bacterium genome encodes the following:
- a CDS encoding response regulator yields AAEALKKIESQKYNLILADIKMPGMSGVTLYKRIQKIDKSLASKVVFITGDIMSADTERFLSETKVAHIDKPFDAEQLSKEVKRALTRSR; encoded by the coding sequence CGCTGCCGAGGCTCTGAAGAAAATTGAAAGCCAGAAATACAACCTCATCCTGGCGGATATCAAGATGCCGGGCATGAGTGGCGTGACATTATACAAGCGTATTCAAAAGATAGATAAATCGCTAGCCAGTAAAGTGGTCTTCATCACCGGCGATATTATGAGTGCCGATACCGAAAGGTTCCTCTCCGAGACCAAAGTTGCCCATATTGACAAGCCCTTTGATGCTGAGCAGCTAAGCAAAGAGGTGAAACGCGCTTTAACCCGAAGTCGGTAG